A single window of Watersipora subatra chromosome 9, tzWatSuba1.1, whole genome shotgun sequence DNA harbors:
- the LOC137405326 gene encoding uncharacterized protein: MDIRNLYGERSTSWLRQDAKRSGVKGYSKMSKAELAYRAGDRSKVIGKTSKGIPIVVVGTYKKPHPDDALRNVRNLYGDSTSSQMREEAKRMGFGNTAKLRKAELKNIVDGKKRLTVDDLSMKDLKSLARARDITVGPRMKKADLVDALRGVDRAPRVEIRTTFVDEVTNKSTIDVSSYQSANIDFVWNHAKPVIIGRINDAFNRTKKLRVSAEVAFSHLERGTIITRFWGTPREGAVPILASTNLDEELNRQLANIIRKIDEFTNNGSGWILERVSRFYLEIYRWKPLRGGTYKPTPKALANKNAIINVNNGGAKTMAVIKRIAKSMDIPFTTKTEKSALVKKIKEIDPEALDDNKCFLWAILSCLYPSSDHVDRLSNYTPYQNSLNTKMLKYPVTIDQIQKFANKNKLVINVFEWKDGGMEIVHTDDRLYTDSAKGLPEVNLILYKNHYMWIKSMSALMYAQTEHKKSKYTCLRCLHHSTCERTFKDHIKGCLAAHDGTCVVKMPEPGSVMKFKNIKNMEKAPYTVYADFESIIDKNTKVHTACGYGVNLVNSLGESLRFETYRGEDCMERFFAELDRIEELIYSIPIAKIIITPEQEREFKTATECYMCGREATEEDWLVRDHDHVSGSYRGPAHNSCNLKHRQTKKINVIFHNLKGYDSHLIVKAYEGYKGIDVIANTDEKYMSMRIDCFKFIDSMQHLNSSLAKLVEGLDDLPHLKQEFPEHYGLLARKGVYPYEYMDSHERFEEKQLPKIIHFSSSLDNHAGLQPGDYLHAQKVWKELGCETLGDYHDLYLKTDVLLLTDVFESYRSTAMDVYGLDPCHYISAPSLSWYALLKITKQELELISDVDMYNFVESGIRGGVSTCGGLRYAKANNPYVEGYDKKKPATYLMYLDENNLYGWGMSQKLPTGGFEWVKSKGLPDINDDEGYTAEVDLEYPNKLHDEHNDYPLAPESMKPDQWSEYMRDVGELDKLGEPCYAKVSKLVPNLRDKRKYIVHHSILKYYLKKGLRLTKVHRVLKFKESAWMEPYIRLNTDLRKKAKTDFKKEFFKLMNNAGFGKSMENVRKRIDVELTTKMNRKQKLINKPRFKCKKEFNENLAAILMSKSTVTLNKPIYVGQAILDLSKLLMYEFFYDDIRRRYPDARMMYTDTDSLVLLIETEDFYKEMPLEKYDTSNYPNDHPCYSEKNKKVIGLPKDEGGGKPIAEFVALRAKSYCVEGEGWGLTKCKGVKKCITKNLKFDTYKQCLDSGDPVPNATMTTLQSKLHKIKNWTFSKKTLSAFDDKRYYLDSINSLAHGHYRINDINNAALLE, translated from the coding sequence ATGGATATTAGAAATCTGTATGGAGAGAGGAGTACGAGCTGGCTTCGACAGGATGCCAAGCGAAGCGGTGTAAAGGGATACAGCAAAATGAGCAAAGCGGAGCTCGCGTATCGTGCTGGCGATCGATCCAAAGTGATTGGTAAAACTAGTAAGGGTATACCAATAGTGGTAGTCGGTACTTACAAAAAGCCACACCCGGATGATGCCCTCCGCAATGTGAGAAACCTGTACGGAGACTCTACCTCCAGTCAGATGAGGGAGGAGGCGAAGCGTATGGGGTTTGGGAATACAGCGAAGCTGAGAAAAGCCGAGTTAAAGAATATTGTCGATGGCAAGAAACGTCTTACAGTGGATGACTTGAGTATGAAAGATCTAAAATCTTTAGCTCGAGCCAGAGATATAACAGTTGGGCCGCGTATGAAAAAAGCGGACTTGGTGGACGCATTGAGAGGTGTTGACAGAGCGCCACGGGTGGAGATAAGAACCACTTTTGTAGATGAGGTCACCAACAAATCTACTATAGATGTATCCAGTTATCAATCAGCCAACATAGACTTTGTATGGAATCACGCCAAACCCGTCATTATAGGTAGGATTAATGATGCGTTTAACCGAACTAAAAAACTTCGCGTAAGTGCTGAAGTTGCATTCTCCCATCTGGAGCGCGGTACTATAATCACTCGATTCTGGGGTACCCCTAGAGAAGGCGCCGTACCAATCCTAGCATCAACCAATCTGGATGAAGAATTAAACAGACAGCTAGCGAATATAATCAGAAAAATTGATGAATTTACGAACAACGGTTCGGGGTGGATTTTGGAGCGAGTATCTAGATTTTATTTGGAAATTTATCGGTGGAAACCTCTAAGAGGTGGAACGTACAAACCAACCCCTAAAGCTTTAGCGAACAAAAATGCCATCATAAACGTCAACAATGGAGGTGCCAAAACAATGGCAGTGATAAAACGGATTGCAAAATCTATGGACATTCCTTTTACTACCAAAACCGAGAAATCAGCgttagttaaaaaaataaaagaaatagatCCAGAGGCTTTGGATGATAACAAGTGCTTCTTGTGGGCGATACTCTCATGCCTATACCCATCATCGGATCACGTAGACAGGTTATCAAATTACACGCCGTATCAAAACAGCTTGAATACCAAAATGTTAAAGTACCCGGTCACCATAGACCAGATTCAAAAGTTTGCTAACAAGAACAAACTTGTGATTAATGTGTTTGAGTGGAAAGATGGTGGAATGGAGATTGTTCACACGGATGACAGGTTGTATACAGATAGTGCAAAAGGTCTCCCAGAGGTGAATTTAATTCTTTATAAAAATCACTACATGTGGATCAAGAGTATGTCAGCGTTAATGTATGCCCAGACAGAGCACAAAAAGTCTAAGTATACCTGCCTACGATGTCTCCACCACTCAACGTGCGAGAGAACATTTAAGGACCACATCAAAGGGTGCCTAGCCGCTCACGATGGTACTTGCGTCGTCAAGATGCCTGAACCTGGCTCGGTCATGAAGTTtaagaacattaaaaatatggaaaaggcGCCTTACACCGTCTACGCGGACTTTGAGTCTATTATAGACAAAAATACCAAAGTCCATACAGCGTGTGGCTACGGCGTAAACCTGGTGAACAGCTTAGGAGAGTCATTGAGGTTTGAGACTTACAGGGGTGAGGATTGCATGGAGAGATTCTTTGCAGAGCTGGATAGAATAGAAGAGTTGATATATAGCATTCCAATCGCGAAAATAATAATCACTCCGGAGCAAGAGCGAGAGTTTAAAACTGCGACAGAGTGCTACATGTGTGGGCGCGAGGCTACGGAAGAAGATTGGCTAGTTAGAGATCATGATCATGTCTCTGGGTCATACAGAGGCCCCGCGCATAATAGCTGCAATCTCAAGCACAGACAGACAAAAAAGATTAACGTGATATTTCACAACCTCAAGGGGTATGACTCTCATTTAATTGTCAAGGCTTACGAGGGGTACAAGGGCATCGATGTTATAGCAAACACGGATGAAAAGTACATGTCAATGAGAATAGATTGCTTTAAGTTTATCGATAGCATGCAACACCTCAATAGCTCATTGGCTAAATTGGTGGAAGGTCTAGATGATCTACCGCACCTGAAACAGGAGTTTCCGGAACACTACGGCTTGTTGGCGAGAAAGGGCGTGTATCCGTACGAGTATATGGATTCTCATGAGCGGTTTGAAGAAAAGCAACTTCCAAAGATTATACACTTTAGCTCATCGCTAGACAATCATGCGGGCTTGCAGCCAGGTGACTACCTGCATGCTCAAAAAGTGTGGAAGGAGCTGGGGTGTGAGACTTTGGGTGATTATCACGATCTCTATCTTAAGACGGATGTCTTGCTTTTGACTGATGTTTTTGAGAGCTATAGATCGACAGCCATGGATGTATATGGTCTCGATCCGTGTCACTACATCTCAGCACCCTCATTGTCATGGTATGCATtgcttaaaataacaaaacaagaaCTGGAGCTCATCAGTGATGTAGACATGTACAATTTTGTAGAGAGTGGTATAAGAGGTGGTGTGTCTACATGCGGAGGCTTGCGATACGCCAAGGCCAACAATCCTTATGTGGAGGGGTATGATAAAAAGAAACCAGCTACCTACCTGATGTACTTGGATGAGAATAACCTGTACGGGTGGGGCATGTCGCAAAAGCTACCGACTGGTGGTTTCGAATGGGTGAAATCGAAAGGGCTGCCAGACATTAATGATGATGAAGGTTACACGGCTGAGGTAGATCTAGAATATCCAAACAAGCTCCACGACGAACACAATGATTATCCGCTGGCACCCGAATCAATGAAACCTGATCAGTGGTCAGAGTATATGCGCGATGTGGGAGAGCTTGACAAGCTTGGAGAGCCGTGCTATGCAAAAGTTTCTAAGCTGGTGCCAAACCTTCGAGATAAGCGCAAGTACATCGTACATCACAGTATCTTAAAGTATTATTTGAAAAAGGGTCTGCGTCTGACTAAAGTACACCGAGTTCTCAAGTTTAAAGAAAGTGCATGGATGGAGCCGTACATTCGACTAAACACCGATCTTCGAAAAAAGGCCAAAACTGATTTTAAGAAAGAATTTTTCAAGCTCATGAACAATGCCGGATTCGGGAAATCGATGGAGAATGTTCGCAAACGGATAGATGTAGAGTTGACTACTAAAATGAATCGCAAACAAAAGCTCATAAATAAGCCGCGATTCAAGTGTAAGAAAGAGTTTAATGAAAACTTAGCGGCCATTCTCATGAGCAAATCTACAGTGACCCTAAACAAACCTATTTACGTCGGTCAGGCCATTTTAGATCTGTCCAAACTGCTCATGTACGAATTCTTTTACGATGACATACGACGGCGATACCCCGATGCTAGAATGATGTATACTGACACGGACAGCTTAGTGTTATTAATTGAGACGGAAGATTTTTATAAGGAAATGCCGCTTGAAAAGTATGATACGAGCAACTACCCTAATGATCATCCGTGCTACAGCGAGAAAAACAAGAAAGTGATAGGTCTGCCCAAGGATGAAGGTGGTGGCAAACCGATAGCGGAGTTTGTGGCTTTGCGAGCCAAGTCATACTGCGTAGAGGGTGAGGGTTGGGGGCTGACAAAATGCAAAGGAGTGAAAAAGTGTATAACCAAAAACCTAAAGTTTGATACCTACAAACAATGCCTGGATAGTGGAGATCCGGTTCCGAATGCAACCATGACAACACTCCAGTCCAAACTACACAAGATAAAAAATTGGACATTCAGCAAAAAGACTCTGTCGGCTTTTGACGACAAACGCTATTACCTAGATTCAATAAATAGCTTGGCACACGGACATTACAGAATAAATGACATTAACAATGCCGCACTTCTTGAATAG
- the LOC137405325 gene encoding 4-galactosyl-N-acetylglucosaminide 3-alpha-L-fucosyltransferase FUT6-like, translating into MLARGILLAVILGTALLTININVFRLTRNALKFSNEPLQHQNVWKLEGIHSLSKSETKKPSKTILAYTTIYNNTFNIQNYIRTEQERRLFPDPLLNCEYPCSWSTDLRDYNRSDAVLFHVYNTRVKQDFVITDLPSRRSADQKWIIMFREPPSFFYPEQLKELNNKFNISMTYQRTSDVVIPYGRCWRSKGFNPQHQKQNYITGRNRMVSWLVSNCRTSSRREEYVRKLQKHISIDIYGACSNNTDPNNGNKFIIKYAAKYKFYLAFENSDCFDYVTEKFWNSLQLGMIPVVRGNRAAYEKLAPPNSYIHAGLFPSPQRLASYLIKVAADRKLFYSYHKWRASYEFDATLFTANRKWMCDLCERVHISPRKTLDVYEHFSEVVKCFTYLDHKGRNRTGENTEDLYHAKVA; encoded by the coding sequence ATGCTTGCTCGAGGAATTTTGCTGGCAGTTATTTTGGGAACCGCCTTACTTACCATCAACATCAATGTTTTTCGACTCACTAGAAATGCGTTAAAATTTTCCAATGAGCCTCTTCAGCATCAGAATGTTTGGAAATTGGAAGGTATACACAGCTTGTCGAAATCAGAAACAAAGAAACCAAGCAAGACAATCTTGGCATACACAACAATCTACAACAACACATTTAATATACAGAATTACATCAGGACGGAGCAGGAGAGAAGACTTTTCCCCGACCCTCTGCTAAACTGTGAGTACCCCTGCAGCTGGAGTACTGACCTGCGGGATTACAATCGGAGTGATGCCGTGTTGTTTCATGTGTACAATACTCGGGTTAAACAAGACTTCGTTATAACTGATTTGCCTTCTCGAAGATCTGCAGATCAAAAATGGATTATCATGTTTAGAGAGCCTCCATCTTTCTTTTACCCGGAGCAGCTAAAAGAGTTGAATAACAAGTTTAACATAAGTATGACTTATCAGCGCACTTCAGATGTGGTCATACCTTACGGCCGATGTTGGAGAAGTAAAGGATTCAACCCTCAACATCAAAAACAGAATTACATAACTGGAAGAAATAGGATGGTGAGTTGGCTAGTGAGCAACTGTCGAACTAGCAGCAGAAGGGAAGAGTATGTGAGAAAGTTACAGAAACATATCTCTATCGATATTTATGGTGCGTGTTCAAACAACACTGACCCTAACAACGGTAACAAATTCATTATAAAATATGCTGCCAAATACAAGTTTTACCTCGCATTTGAAAACTCGGATTGCTTTGATTACGTGACTGAGAAGTTCTGGAACAGTCTTCAGCTCGGCATGATTCCAGTAGTACGAGGAAATCGAGCTGCCTATGAGAAACTAGCTCCTCCCAATTCCTACATTCATGCCGGTTTGTTTCCTTCTCCTCAGAGACTAGCGAGTTATCTTATTAAGGTCGCAGCAGACAGGAAGCTATTCTATTCATATCATAAATGGAGGGCTTCTTACGAATTTGATGCGACATTATTTACTGCTAATAGGAAGTGGATGTGTGATTTGTGTGAGCGAGTTCACATATCTCCTCGCAAAACGCTTGATGTCTACGAGCACTTTAGTGAAGTCGTAAAGTGTTTTACATATCTTGATCATAAAGGCAGAAACAGAACCGGAGAAAACACGGAAGATCTTTATCATGCTAAAGTTGCATGA